From Cannabis sativa cultivar Pink pepper isolate KNU-18-1 chromosome 8, ASM2916894v1, whole genome shotgun sequence, a single genomic window includes:
- the LOC115701036 gene encoding uncharacterized protein LOC115701036 isoform X2, translated as MRAVARPFRHFQSIFRPQRNRYSSSLPCYRGQLIDLHSRSTYTFTKDAQTYPFQDPTFMLSRTLSTEVVKVTNGDRAGPLVEYERRIASGELVDGDLCQLGTLRELQRLYDELVDSADVCRLDRYTASEKVGRSRWLWSRFMPQSSYSPVKGLYLYGGVGTGKTMLMDLFYDQLPCNWRKKRIHFHDFMLNVHTRLQKHRGVADPLEVVSAEISDEAILLCLDEFMVTDVADALILNRLFKHLFSDGVILVATSNRAPDNLYEGGLQRDLFLPFISTLKERCIVHQIGSSVDYRKLTSSQQGFYFVGKDLSDFLKQRFEELIGKHKAGPQEVEVVMGRTLQVPLAADGCALFTFEELCERPLGAADYFGLFKKFHTLALDGVPIFGLYNRPAAFRFVTLVDVMYENKGRLLCTAEGTPLQLFERIVTISDAQNIAPRTSSRSRRNDDSDLCVDNELGFAKDRIISRLTEMNSKEYLEQHSAMLSKKSSLREVAN; from the exons ATGAGAGCAGTAGCTCGACCTTTTCGCCATTTTCAATCAATTTTTAGGCCTCAAAGAAATAGGTACTCCAGTAGTTTACCTTGCTATAGAGGGCAGCTGATTGATCTACATTCTAGGTCTACTTACACTTTCACCAAAGATGCACAAACTTATCCATTTCAAGACCCCACTTTTATGTTATCAAGAACTCTGTCAACAGAGGTTGTCAAAGTTACAAATGGAG ATAGAGCAGGCCCTCTTGTAGAGTATGAAAGAAGAATTGCCTCAGGTGAACTTGTTGATGGTGACTTGTGCCAG CTAGGCACATTAAGAGAGCTTCAGAGGCTCTACGATGAGCTTGTTGATTCAGCTGATGTCTGTCGATTGGATAGATACACAGCTTCCGAGAAAGTTGGAAG GAGTAGGTGGCTATGGTCTCGTTTCATGCCACAGTCTTCATACTCCCCCGTTAAGGGTCTTTATCTCTATGGAGGAGTGGGAACTGGAAAAACTATGTTGATGGACTTGTTTTATGACCAATT GCCATGCAATTGGAGGAAGAAACGGATTCATTTCCATGATTTCATGCTGAATGTGCATACCCGTTTGCAA AAGCACAGAGGTGTGGCAGATCCACTTGAAGTTGTTTCAGCAGAGATTTCTGATGAAGCTATTTTACTATGTCTGGATGAATTCATG GTGACTGATGTTGCTGATGCCTTAATTCTAAATCGTCTCTTTAAACATTTATTCAGCGATGGTGTT ATTCTTGTTGCCACATCAAATCGTGCTCCAGACAACCTGTACGAAGGTGGATTACAACGAGATCTTTTCCTACCATTTATTTCCACTCTGAAG GAAAGATGCATTGTCCATCAAATTGGTTCGTCTGTAGACTATCGGAAATTGACTTCG TCTCAGCAAGGTTTCTACTTTGTTGGTAAAGATTTATCTGATTTCCTTAAGCAAAGATTTGAAGAATTAATTGGCAAACACAAGGCTGGTCCACAAGAGGTGGAAGTAGTAATGGGAAGAACATTACAG GTTCCACTAGCTGCTGATGGATGTGCTTTATTTACTTTCGAGGAACTTTGCGAGAGACCTCTTGGAGCTGCAGATTATTTTGGATTATTCA AGAAATTTCATACTCTGGCATTGGATGGTGTCCCAATTTTCGGTCTGTACAATAGACCAGCTGCATTTCGGTTTGTCACTTTGGTTGAT GTTATGTATGAGAACAAAGGCAGACTTTTATGTACAGCAGAGGGGACCCCATTACAACTTTTTGAGAGAATTGTGACGATTTCTGATGCTCAAAATATTGCACCTAGAACCTCTTCGAGGTCAAGAAGGAATGACGATTCTGATCTTTGTGTCGACAATGAATTGGGTTTTGCTAAAGATCGCATAATCAGCAG ATTAACAGAGATGAATAGCAAGGAATACTTGGAACAACATTCGGCCATGTTATCGAAGAAGTCGTCGTTGAGGGAAGTTGCCAACTAG
- the LOC115701036 gene encoding uncharacterized protein LOC115701036 isoform X1, whose protein sequence is MRAVARPFRHFQSIFRPQRNRYSSSLPCYRGQLIDLHSRSTYTFTKDAQTYPFQDPTFMLSRTLSTEVVKVTNGDTDRAGPLVEYERRIASGELVDGDLCQLGTLRELQRLYDELVDSADVCRLDRYTASEKVGRSRWLWSRFMPQSSYSPVKGLYLYGGVGTGKTMLMDLFYDQLPCNWRKKRIHFHDFMLNVHTRLQKHRGVADPLEVVSAEISDEAILLCLDEFMVTDVADALILNRLFKHLFSDGVILVATSNRAPDNLYEGGLQRDLFLPFISTLKERCIVHQIGSSVDYRKLTSSQQGFYFVGKDLSDFLKQRFEELIGKHKAGPQEVEVVMGRTLQVPLAADGCALFTFEELCERPLGAADYFGLFKKFHTLALDGVPIFGLYNRPAAFRFVTLVDVMYENKGRLLCTAEGTPLQLFERIVTISDAQNIAPRTSSRSRRNDDSDLCVDNELGFAKDRIISRLTEMNSKEYLEQHSAMLSKKSSLREVAN, encoded by the exons ATGAGAGCAGTAGCTCGACCTTTTCGCCATTTTCAATCAATTTTTAGGCCTCAAAGAAATAGGTACTCCAGTAGTTTACCTTGCTATAGAGGGCAGCTGATTGATCTACATTCTAGGTCTACTTACACTTTCACCAAAGATGCACAAACTTATCCATTTCAAGACCCCACTTTTATGTTATCAAGAACTCTGTCAACAGAGGTTGTCAAAGTTACAAATGGAG ATACAGATAGAGCAGGCCCTCTTGTAGAGTATGAAAGAAGAATTGCCTCAGGTGAACTTGTTGATGGTGACTTGTGCCAG CTAGGCACATTAAGAGAGCTTCAGAGGCTCTACGATGAGCTTGTTGATTCAGCTGATGTCTGTCGATTGGATAGATACACAGCTTCCGAGAAAGTTGGAAG GAGTAGGTGGCTATGGTCTCGTTTCATGCCACAGTCTTCATACTCCCCCGTTAAGGGTCTTTATCTCTATGGAGGAGTGGGAACTGGAAAAACTATGTTGATGGACTTGTTTTATGACCAATT GCCATGCAATTGGAGGAAGAAACGGATTCATTTCCATGATTTCATGCTGAATGTGCATACCCGTTTGCAA AAGCACAGAGGTGTGGCAGATCCACTTGAAGTTGTTTCAGCAGAGATTTCTGATGAAGCTATTTTACTATGTCTGGATGAATTCATG GTGACTGATGTTGCTGATGCCTTAATTCTAAATCGTCTCTTTAAACATTTATTCAGCGATGGTGTT ATTCTTGTTGCCACATCAAATCGTGCTCCAGACAACCTGTACGAAGGTGGATTACAACGAGATCTTTTCCTACCATTTATTTCCACTCTGAAG GAAAGATGCATTGTCCATCAAATTGGTTCGTCTGTAGACTATCGGAAATTGACTTCG TCTCAGCAAGGTTTCTACTTTGTTGGTAAAGATTTATCTGATTTCCTTAAGCAAAGATTTGAAGAATTAATTGGCAAACACAAGGCTGGTCCACAAGAGGTGGAAGTAGTAATGGGAAGAACATTACAG GTTCCACTAGCTGCTGATGGATGTGCTTTATTTACTTTCGAGGAACTTTGCGAGAGACCTCTTGGAGCTGCAGATTATTTTGGATTATTCA AGAAATTTCATACTCTGGCATTGGATGGTGTCCCAATTTTCGGTCTGTACAATAGACCAGCTGCATTTCGGTTTGTCACTTTGGTTGAT GTTATGTATGAGAACAAAGGCAGACTTTTATGTACAGCAGAGGGGACCCCATTACAACTTTTTGAGAGAATTGTGACGATTTCTGATGCTCAAAATATTGCACCTAGAACCTCTTCGAGGTCAAGAAGGAATGACGATTCTGATCTTTGTGTCGACAATGAATTGGGTTTTGCTAAAGATCGCATAATCAGCAG ATTAACAGAGATGAATAGCAAGGAATACTTGGAACAACATTCGGCCATGTTATCGAAGAAGTCGTCGTTGAGGGAAGTTGCCAACTAG